DNA from Sulfurimonas gotlandica GD1:
TAAGAAAAGTGGCTAGGGAGTATGCACTTAAAAAGTCCATGATTTTCTGGGGACTTGGTATCACTGAGCATATTGATGGTTCATACGCTGTTATGGCGATGGTGCACCTTGCACTTATGACTGGAAATATTGGAAAAAGTGGAGCAGGTCTTATGCCTCTTCGCGGTCAAAATAATGTTCAAGGTGCTTGTGATATGGGGATGCTTCCATATTTTGATCCAGATTATCAAGAACCAAAAGAGGTTGGTCTTATGACTCCTCAGTTAGTTGATGAAATGCTTGAAGATAAAGTAAAAGCAGTTTTAAATATTAGTGAAGATTTAACACATATACATCCAAATCTCAACAAAGTTAATAAGGCTTTTGAAAAGTTAGAACTTTTAATGGTTCAAGATTTGTTTATGACAGATGTAGCACAGAGAGCTGATATAGTTATTGGTGTAAAATCAGCGTATGAGAAAACAGGTGTATACATAAATGCTATGCGCCGTCTGCATCTTTCTCAACCACTTGTAAAATCAGACCTTCCAGATGACTGGGAAGTAATACAGTTAATGGATAACAAGATGGGCGGAGATGCCTCATATGTTAGTTCTGAGGAGATATGGAGAGAAGTTCAAAAGGTAGCTTATAGACGTTTTTCTGGAGCAGACTATCATAGACTTGAGAAACATCGTAAACGTGGACTTCAGTGGCCAGTACATACCGAAGACACACCTATACTTCATCAACTAGACTTCCGTACAGATGATGGATTAGGTCATTTTCACTATAACCAGTATAAACTTCGTGGAATGATAAAAGAGATAAAAGAGAAAAAACTTACAGGTTATCATTTAAGTACAGGTAGAACAATCGCTCACTATAATAATGCAGCACAAACTTCAAGAAGTGAAAGCTTAATGAAACGTTATGATGAAGATGTTTTACTGGTTTGTGAAGAAGATGCTGCGGACTTTACAAGTGACAGAGTTATTTTAAGAAGTGAATTTGGAGAAACAACGCCACTGACTATTAAAATAACAGATAAAGTTCAACCAAAAACATTGTTTTCGACATTCCATCATGCAAAAAGTAAAATCAATGCACTCTTTGGAGATGCACGAGACGAAGTTATTATGACTGCCGCATTTAAAACTATAAAAGTAGAAGTAATTAACTGCTAATATGAGTAGAGCCAAGGGAGATTTAGCCGAAGACAGAGCGTGCAAATTTCTCTATGAAAACGGCTTTATGCTTGTAGATAGAAACTTTTACTCTCGTTTTGGCGAGATAGACATCATTGCTACCAAAGATGAAGTTCTACACTTCGTTGAAGTAAAAAGCGGACTTGACTTTGAGTCCGCTATACAAAACATAACTCCAAAAAAATTATCAAGACTTATAAGAACAGGCAACGTTTATATGAAGAAAAATAAGCTTGATGTAAACTTTGTTTATGATGCCATTGTTGTGACACCAAAAACTGTAGAGATTGTCGAAAACATCACTATTTAGCTTTATTTTACTCTTCTGACTCGTGCATTTCCAAAAAATAATATGCCATCGATTCT
Protein-coding regions in this window:
- a CDS encoding molybdopterin oxidoreductase family protein, which gives rise to MENIETIDSVCTYCGVGCDIAANVDTKENKIKSIFAHPDGVVSQGKLCIKGKYGFDFVDAPDRLRIPRIRKSFLEKNPTIKDAIGSSLVELDDIWYETNLDDATTAASMKLKEIQANYGRKSIASIGGARTSCESVYLFQKFTRHTLNSPHVDNCARVCHSPSLSGMKRTIGEGAATNPYNDIYNAEFMIVIGSNTTEAHPIIANRIIDVARDHDNLAVFDIREIKLHRFSKYKGIMPHEANLLTLNMLAYVIIDEELYDESFLENRTKGFDDFKEKIMNDPYANPNYYNEIEGYEYLSKMIRKVAREYALKKSMIFWGLGITEHIDGSYAVMAMVHLALMTGNIGKSGAGLMPLRGQNNVQGACDMGMLPYFDPDYQEPKEVGLMTPQLVDEMLEDKVKAVLNISEDLTHIHPNLNKVNKAFEKLELLMVQDLFMTDVAQRADIVIGVKSAYEKTGVYINAMRRLHLSQPLVKSDLPDDWEVIQLMDNKMGGDASYVSSEEIWREVQKVAYRRFSGADYHRLEKHRKRGLQWPVHTEDTPILHQLDFRTDDGLGHFHYNQYKLRGMIKEIKEKKLTGYHLSTGRTIAHYNNAAQTSRSESLMKRYDEDVLLVCEEDAADFTSDRVILRSEFGETTPLTIKITDKVQPKTLFSTFHHAKSKINALFGDARDEVIMTAAFKTIKVEVINC
- a CDS encoding YraN family protein, which codes for MSRAKGDLAEDRACKFLYENGFMLVDRNFYSRFGEIDIIATKDEVLHFVEVKSGLDFESAIQNITPKKLSRLIRTGNVYMKKNKLDVNFVYDAIVVTPKTVEIVENITI